taaataataaaaaaacttttgatccgctgatgaacagcctattttcCCTGAtcggttgtttgcaataaattgcttactgaAAATGTTTccgatttcttctttttgcttttTGAAGCTCCACTTAGAACCTTCTTCAGATGCAACCTTCTTCCAAAAATACCACATGTAAAtccttgcaatttttcaactggtcatCAGGAGAGTACAGAATAAACAGTCCAGCACAtctacatgtacatgtacatgtactgtatatctgtATCTATAAACTATAAACTGTGTGGAATATAGAGAATTGTGAACCAGTATGCTTTGTCAGGAGAGCAGCCACAAAGCTTTTCGATGATCTATTTACACTAGGCTGTAACAACGACAACCCTGAGTGAATGCCCGTATGCTAATGTGACAGCACAAACATCATGGCACCCTGCCGGGGGTGCTGATGGCGCCTGTTTGCTGCGCTCGCCTAATTTATGCCCAATTACCAGGTCTTAGCAGGGTCGACAATTAGGGGTGATTGCAAAATCCTAAATCCAAAGACCCCCTAATAAGAGCCTAATCCTGTTGATGGATACAGAATCCCAACCTTGTCCAAACAGCCCAACGACCTCAGGTCCTGCAGCCCCACAAGACCCGCCTTGTTGGCTTTCATTACAGCCGGTGAGCTGAGATGACCCTCTTGGGCTGGGTCTGTTTCCTCATACATATCTATAGTGATGACCATTAGGCAAATGAGGGTTGTTGTTTCAGCCTGGGAAAGCGTTAGTGTTGGTGCACGCAGGATTGGGGAAACCTGGCCAATTATTGTTacgatgatgacatcactgagcCAAGAAATTCGAGGTCAAAATGGACGCATAGCAGGGCAGATAATTCATTGTCAATGACTCCCGGGAACCAGAACTCACTCACGTTGCTGCATTTAAGGCGCTTTGGGCATCTGGTAATTACAGTGTAGCAGTTAACGACATCAGGACTTGATCTCAGCTATCTCGGTATCTTTTACTGTGACGTTATGACGGCAAGGATGAGCCCGGTAATGAATTGTCCTTCCTCAATGGTGGGTAAACAAAGgctcagccacacacacacacacacacacacagacctgaTGGTACATTTCCCATGAGACCAGCAGCTATAGATACACAATATTTGTGGCACATTGCAGACCAAAACACAGTCCACAGATACACTTGGCTTTTTTATGTAGTCATGTTCCTAATGTGTGTTTGCCTGACTTCTTCTTCCTGTCAGCTAGTTAAAAATGACATTGATTACTTTGTGCTTTAAGAGTGTTTCTGTCACGTTTAGGCATGGttgtgaccccaggatgcagacacAGGAGCGTAGCGCAGGTAAAAAGTCTTTAATACAATCACAAGTAGTTGCAGCAACTCACAATAAGACGGGCTTCCTTCCAAAGTagcaaaaagggaaaaatagaAAGCAGAAAACAGCAGATAGCATCAAGACGTATAAGCAGGGATTGGTCCAAagccaaacaaacattcacaatgAATCAGCAAATGAGACACACTCTTCTGAAGAAGCCAACTAATTACCAATCACCACCAGCTGGACTTGCAGCTTCCATGGAAAAGAAGTCAAGGTGACtgcaaatagtaaaaaaaagtgcttgcaaaataaaaaacaggaagtagggtGAACCAACACGAACTAGTTCAACAGGTTCATTCTGGAGATTTCAGGATCTTCATTAAGACTTAAGACCACTGTGGTTATTCAGCCTTTTCCATTGTTGCcaacaggggcgtcactaggttctgaggacgggtggggggggcttagccccctggagatgcacaggatatgaatgaatgtagtagacattcagaaaaataccaaaaacaaatacggaacaagaagcgggataaaactttcccacttttggacagatttagtagagatactcaattgttttagtccaccattaaatgtacacaagtacacacaatctacactgcaaaaccgctgctcaagctctgcaaccattctgtccagtgggcAGTCATCAATTAtagaataatcattattatattattcattagccttattattatatattatataataatatatgttttataatattataacattatatattaatatatattatattattattatcttcatcattatcatcattattatttttctgattattactagtattagcattagcattagtattagtattagcttgcttattggcttgcttattagcctgcttttgccttattatatgaaatttgtcagagatttttttggtaaaaaaaaaattaaaaattaaaaaatcattaaaaaaatcaaatgatttCAGGGGACTTAtaataaaataggcctaatgacgccactggttgcCAATATTTAGGTATTCCAACAGTGAGCCAAGTGAATCAAGTGAAAATTACCCATCACTAACAGATCGGTTGTAACGTATTCAAACAGCAGAGCCCACTTCCTGTACAAGTGAAGTCCCTCCTGGCGTGGTGATCTTTTTAAAGTTGTGAAATATTATACACCTCTGTTGGGGATGGCTAGAACATGCCGTGTATGACGTGATCAGACGCTCTATATTTATCGAATCATGAGGCTTGTTGTGTGCAAATAAAGAACGCCCACCTCCTGAAATACAACATGGTACCATCTACGTTGCAGGACGTTGGACATTGAGAACTTTGTGGAGGATCCCAGCAGGGCAGGTAGAAACAGTTACTTGTAGTACATCTCTTTATGATACTGCATTCATTGTTGTCTGGCCCAATTGCTAGAGATACTCAAAGAAAATGCTGCAAAAGAGTGCAGGGTGAGAGTAATGATGGACTGTGTTGTTGTGTACGGTTGTGTAGGGGTGCTCGTCCTTAGTAATCCATTGAATATTTTGGCATTGGTCGAGATCGACGTGCTTGCATTCCTTTGATTCAGTGTCTTTCAAGTGTTTGTTTCTTGTCATTCACTTTATATTGTTGCACTTTTAAACTCTTTGCAGGTTGTACTGATTTGTTTATGTTGAAATGGAGGATTTTGAATTCAGCGTGGAGATCTGCGACTGTGACTGGCAATGCTTTTATGAGGACTGTGAGGAGTGTAACCTGCGGCCTCCATTGCTGGCGACAGGGGACGACTCCGGGCTTAGTGACGGAGATGACACAAAGTCCGCACTTGTTGAAAGCACACAGACAAACGAGGTCAAGAGAAGATTTCCAGAAGCTGATTACTCCCCGGACAGCACGGCTGACTCCACTCTGGAAATCACACCCGACTGCAAGACTGGTCTCAGTCAACAAGCCGTCACTGAAATGGAGACCATCCCATCGTGCGGTGAGGATTATATTCTCCTGCAGTCGGTCAATGTGTTCTTCAAAGAAATAACAGAAAGCAGCGAGTCAAAGCCAGACGTAGCGGATCTAGCCGTCTGCTGCAATCAGCCTGCCGGAGGTGAAACAATAGTCAGCAAAGGGAATGACATCAGCAAAATAAAGGCAGTAGAAATAGCTCAGCCTGGCTCACAACTCAAGACGGACACAGCATTTGTTCAAGGCCACCTGGAACCCAGAAGAAACCCTCATGACCGACCTGATGGCAGTGTGTGCTCAGAAGTGAAAGAGATACCAGTGGGCCCATCATCGCAGATCAGAAAGGAGAAGCATCACACTGAAGACCTTTGGGATTCTCCATTGACCGCCATCAAAAGGAAGCGAAGGAAAAGAAGCCGACTCAGCTTAGAGCCAGCCCAAAGTCTagatgacagacagacagatgagGACCAAGACCTGTCTTGTCCTCGAGTCTCCTGTCTGACTGGAGCAGAAAAGAGAGATCTTTCTGGGATCGTCCTCCCACCTGGAAGTCCAAGTCATCATGAAAGCAGGAGAGATGCTCataatgtctatttttattctCCTAGTTGTGACGCTAAATTAAATCTAGAAGAGCTCGGAGCAGAATGCATTTTGGCTCCTGAGATGGCCGCCCGGGATGATGATAATGTTGCTGTGGAAGGTTGCCAAGGTGACAAACTATCCACTTCCAAGTCCATCCTGCCTGCTGAGGCCCCACATTCTGTAGGAGACAAGAACACGGGGTGTCAAATAGAGGCTGAGCCACAGCAACAGATGGAGACGGAGATGGAGGGTCACCACCTGGACCAAAATAGCTACGATTCTGGAAAGGATGACTTTTCAATCACGTCTGATATGCAAACGCTGACCGATTCCACCTCGGATCTCCAAAAATGTGAAACCAAAATGTACCCAATGGTTGAATTAACGTCTGATTTGGTGGATTCATCAGTTCATAAAAGCTGTTTGCCAGAAAGTCCTTCCAGTATGGTCCTTAAAGAAGCAGATGATGATGAAGGTTCCCATTCATCCATTGGTCCTTCAAGTAAAAGTACACAGTCCATGTCTGAAGATGTACCTCCATCCTTCTGCTGTGCAGCAGACACAAGGCTTTTAGTGTCGTCCTCTGAAGTAAACACCCATGGTTGTTCTTCATCCTCCAATCAAATGAACACCAAAGATAGAAGTGGTAAAACGTCTCGCACCCAGCAAACACATCATGACACGGGACAGTTATCAACAGGCGTCCAGATTAATGATGGAGATGTCATCCCAACATCAAGACATGAACATCCCCTTTTTGTCATGTCTTCTTTTTGGCGTGAAATGGAGAAGCTGACAATAAATGACATCTTGGGTTTGAGGAATAAGAACGAGGAAAGTCCTTCTGACTGTTTCCCCAATCATGGGAATGCCAAGTCAGCTGTACTGCAAATCGGTGAGGGCTCATTTGGTCATCTGGAAGCCGTGGAGTCAAGTCCTGCTTCCGCATGTTCCAAGTGTGCAGCGCAATGGGAGAGAGAACCGCAGCCCACATGCGACCTTTATCCCAGGCCGATGAAGATGACCACTCTGGATGGTTTTCCCGGACATGGAATCCCTCCAAAGGGTGTCCGAAAAATGTCAAGAAACGTAAGTCTGCACAATCTACGAGCTATGGATTGCCAAACGTGGACAGACCAAAGTTTAGAAAGTttagaagaagaggaagagaagagaagagaagagaaagTGGCGTACTTTAGCGATGGAGATTTTAAAAGCTCATCTTCATCTAGACAGAGTTTCTCCCTCGCAGATATGGTGAATTACTTCTTTGGAGGAAATCCAGAAGCTCTGAGCCAATCGTTGCcagatgacatcatagacgtcACCATGGTTGGAAATTCTGTTCCTGAAACCTACCATCATTTCTTCTCCCAGTTTGACACAGATAACTTTTTCTGTCCTTTCGTCACAGAAGAAAAGCATAAAACGTTGTCTCCAGTCACCGACGGACAAACAAGGCTCAGTTTTCCTGAAGCTTACGACTACTTCTTtgcatcatcttcttcttcttcttcggagGAGGATTCcttggaagaagaggaggatgaaagCCGTGGTCCAGTGAGGGTTGTAAGCAGGCTCAGCCAAAAGTCAGATGCCATTCACGCCTTAAGTGACATTTATGAGAACTTCTTCTCTGATGGCGACATGCGGGACAGTTTCTTTTGGAAAACCACTTTCTCTTTCAGGAATGTTCATTTCAGTGGCGGTGCAGCCCATAACAGGAGGTGCAGCCCTTCGTCTGCTGTACACACGAGGCCAAATGTTCAATCCCTTGCAAAGACAACTACTGCTCTCGGACATTTAGCACATGTGGATGGTCCTCAAGACATGGCCTCTGGACTAATATCGGTACAACCACTGGGACATGAGGACTGGCAAACAGCTCTTCCGAATCCAAGTAAGTAAAAGGGCATTGTCCTTCATTTATCTATAAGTAATTAGAAAGtcagtcataatattttatacataacaCAAGTGGGTGTTCGTAACGTAGGCCACACTTCTTTTTGCTTTTCCCTCAGGCAAAAAGGGGTCATTGTAGTTTCTAGTCAAATATACATCTAAACATAACCAGCTGATAGCGTATGGGTGATGTCATCCATCACTGCTTTAACGGATTTATCATTCCTGTGtcctgtacagtaatccctcactaATGGCACTTAATTGGTTTCATGGTACTAAGTGaggattccttctttagaaatggaatattttcgttGTTAGAgcgtagaaaatctgtttacaaccttctaaataggattttcataatattatttttagagccctctaataACCTTTACATTTggtttacccaatatagtagacatgataatataaaataagaaatcatacatatatgtgttgtatatatatgtattatatacatatataagacctaacatagactcacatgtttttggaattttgcccatcattcccaatccttatgtgaaacatgaacgcaTATTTCATTCTCCTTTGTGTGCGTTATAACACCCGAAAACAAGTTCATATGAGCTGGAGGCACAGCAGGTTGTGCAGAAAGTGGGAGGTTGGTGGTTCAATGCCTATTCCCCCCACCCTTGGGTATTTAGCTTTTATAAATTgtaacaaggtaaaaaaaaaaaaaaaagtgttttgttctTAAAATAAGTATTTCAAGCTTAACGTTCTGCATATTTTTTGGTCTAAAAATCTTAATTCTATGATTTCGATCCTGCTTATTCCTAGATATCGAAATATTAATAGTACTAAAGTACTAAAAGTAAGTAAACAACGTCTATGGCGAGGTGTTGTGTTACTCTGCCAGAAATAAAGTATGTTGTGTTAGCTGctaaaataacaatatcactgtcccaatgatgtgcattattAACTGTtaaggactgtggatgatggacaaggTGCACTTGCCCTTTAACGGCCCTCTGTCCaactgtggtggtggtggatagTTTTAAAGCCACGGTAGGTGTGTTCCATACCAGCGCCACATGGTGTGGATGTCGGGATTTGACCTCGTCTATGAAGCATGACATGGCAGGACATGCCGACATAGTCAGGCTTTAATACTCAGCTGTTGGTGCACTATGGCCAATGATGGCGACCCTTTGAGCGTagactgttgtgtgtgtgtgtgtgtgtgtgttacattgtgtgttttcaTATGTTTGCAGAGTTAGATTCTTCCCTCCTCCCTCTCAGACAGTCAGATATGTGTCTGGCCTGTATTGCTTTTGCTTCCTGGGTACTGACGACAGCAACCCCCCAGGTTGGAGACACATGGAAGACTGGTTGGTaccatatatatgtgtattacATTATTCAGCATTGGCATCACTGTGTTTAATCAGTCCTGAATAACTTATGGAAAACCACACCTGATGCTAATGGTTTTTGTATTCAACGGCTGAGACACGGCTACAGAATATTCCGTATTTCTAAAGTGTGTTGATTCACTTTCCATGTGTTTTTTCCCCGTACAGTTCTGCTCGCCAACGTAAGTGCTCTGTCAGCGATTCGATACCTGCGAAAGTATGTGAGAGTGGAGGTGGCCGCCGTTCAGAACAAAAGGAGCATCCTACCACCATCAATGGATCTGGATGTCTCTAAACAAATTTGCACTGAAGCGTTATTACCTTCTGGATTCATGCCGGATTAGGTTTCAATGTTAACTTTTGCAAATGAAAATTATTTGGTTTGATAAGGACAGctttgataaaatattaaaaccacaaaatgaatggatttttaTGTTGGATTATTATGGATTATAGGATATTGAATATACTTGAAGCGCTTTCAAAATGTGCTTCTGTTTAGTTACTTTTCACTGAGTTAGTGGTGTTAGTTTTCTTGAAATGGGTTtcttaaaattgtttttaatgactGAAAACTGGAATTATTCCGTAAATCTTGTGATttgaaattatttgtaaaaatcacatttttgtgcTTATTTCTTATATAGATGTCATTTGTTCAattgtattgttgttattttcatcTGCAGCCTCCTTGTTCAATCTGTTCATTTAAACCACGATTGGTAACATTAGCACTTTTAGCATGTCGGCTAACTAACACTAGAGGGCAGCATAAAATCCCTAATCCCTAAACGGGAAAATATCAGATTGGGCCTTGGTGGGCAGCGTTTGTGGACTTTGAACCTTAAATGAGGCCTTGCTTTTAGGTACAGTATTTTACTTATAATCTGGTtactatataataattttacttATAATCTGGTCATGTtatcatgaaaatattttggggGAGTGGGGGTGGAATGCCGCCAGATCTAGCGACATGGCTGGTCTAGGGCTGGTCTTGGCTTGCACATATTGGGGGACAGTCATGTTAAATGAAATGTTAAGGGGGCTCAatgctgatatttttttatatacaccGGTATATAGATTCAGTAGAATTACTTATACCCGGTATAAACGATCAACATAAACAAGCTGAGTTGAAATAGTAAATATGTAATAGTAATAGCAACATGTACTGGTTGCAGTATCTCGCCCTATTTTGATGATTAAAAAACTACCCAAACCTCTTTAATATAAATATCGTGCTGGAATgttttttaatagaaaaaacaaataaaaaatcagtAGCACAAAAACTGCACAATGCCATACagtaatacaatataaaaataaccttaaaagTACAGAAACTATGCTACATCACAGTTGAAAcgtcctcttcttccttctcGTATTTCTCCTACGTCATTTGTAAACTTCCTGTTGTACCGAACACTTACTGGCCAACGCGGCCGACACCACTTGACTTGTTTATGATTGTTTGCACACGCCCAGACAAGTGCTGGccctttgttgtgttttatgacCATCTCTGTTTGGTCGCCATGGCACCGAGGCCTCTGGCCCCGCCGTGTAATCCAGTGCAGTGTGTCGGAATTCCAGACGTTGACTGAATCATTCCGGTATTGCGATCATACTCCCAAATGTTGTCATAGTCTATTTCCTGGTCATCTGGCTCTGTCGGTTTGAGGTACGACTGAAGATCTGGCAAGCGGCAGAGAGGACAGACATGTTGTAATATATCACATGACCGTGTTAGAAATAAAAGTCCCATATTGTGTATCAAGGTGTTTTTGTACACACGTCATGCTTTTGTTTCTGCTTATCCAGTGCATCACAGAGACGTGCAGCCACTTGCTTGCGGCATGTGCTCATCGCGATGTTAACCGAAGAGAAATGTGTCAGGATCTTCCCCCATCCCCAGTCAAATTAATATTGGGACATACAGTaggaagtgaaaatggaagTTAGAACAGCTTCAATCTTCTGGGAGGGCTTTCTACAAGATGTTGCTGTATGTCCGTGGGAATGTTTGTCCATCCTTGTGGTACTTCATCCCATGTGTTTGACACGGTTGTAGCATTGCACTCCTACTTGGTGTGTTGGTGCTGTGGTGGTCACACACAGAGAGGTGTTACAGCCTTCCTTACTGCTTACCTGGTGAGTAATTGTACAACAGCTGAGACGTGTTGATGACAATATTGGACCTGAGCTGTGTCTGTGGACAGATGTGAAAAGACACAAGTCCGTAAGTTCCCATGACCAACAATAACTTACGGTCCATTTTCACCTTTACTAACATCCACAGCACCTGATCATGTAACCCATGcagataaaatacatacaaacaacACAGCAAGTCACCCTCGCATGTCGTTCCACAGCATTCCAGAAACCGGAGCGCCCTGGGAGATGAGCAGCGCTGTGTTTCTCACCTGCTCTCGTCCTTTTGATGGTGCAGCCAGCATCTTCAGCCTTGACACGGCCTCCGCTCTTTGGTCCGTTTGGGTCTCCATGTCCCAGCCCAGAGCCGGCCCCTGAGAGCTGGTCAGGATCAGGCTTCTCCTGCCGCTCCTGCCACTCCTGCCCAATGGTG
This window of the Doryrhamphus excisus isolate RoL2022-K1 chromosome 10, RoL_Dexc_1.0, whole genome shotgun sequence genome carries:
- the perm1 gene encoding PGC-1 and ERR-induced regulator in muscle protein 1 — protein: MEDFEFSVEICDCDWQCFYEDCEECNLRPPLLATGDDSGLSDGDDTKSALVESTQTNEVKRRFPEADYSPDSTADSTLEITPDCKTGLSQQAVTEMETIPSCGEDYILLQSVNVFFKEITESSESKPDVADLAVCCNQPAGGETIVSKGNDISKIKAVEIAQPGSQLKTDTAFVQGHLEPRRNPHDRPDGSVCSEVKEIPVGPSSQIRKEKHHTEDLWDSPLTAIKRKRRKRSRLSLEPAQSLDDRQTDEDQDLSCPRVSCLTGAEKRDLSGIVLPPGSPSHHESRRDAHNVYFYSPSCDAKLNLEELGAECILAPEMAARDDDNVAVEGCQGDKLSTSKSILPAEAPHSVGDKNTGCQIEAEPQQQMETEMEGHHLDQNSYDSGKDDFSITSDMQTLTDSTSDLQKCETKMYPMVELTSDLVDSSVHKSCLPESPSSMVLKEADDDEGSHSSIGPSSKSTQSMSEDVPPSFCCAADTRLLVSSSEVNTHGCSSSSNQMNTKDRSGKTSRTQQTHHDTGQLSTGVQINDGDVIPTSRHEHPLFVMSSFWREMEKLTINDILGLRNKNEESPSDCFPNHGNAKSAVLQIGEGSFGHLEAVESSPASACSKCAAQWEREPQPTCDLYPRPMKMTTLDGFPGHGIPPKGVRKMSRNVSLHNLRAMDCQTWTDQSLESLEEEEEKRREEKVAYFSDGDFKSSSSSRQSFSLADMVNYFFGGNPEALSQSLPDDIIDVTMVGNSVPETYHHFFSQFDTDNFFCPFVTEEKHKTLSPVTDGQTRLSFPEAYDYFFASSSSSSSEEDSLEEEEDESRGPVRVVSRLSQKSDAIHALSDIYENFFSDGDMRDSFFWKTTFSFRNVHFSGGAAHNRRCSPSSAVHTRPNVQSLAKTTTALGHLAHVDGPQDMASGLISVQPLGHEDWQTALPNPKLDSSLLPLRQSDMCLACIAFASWVLTTATPQVGDTWKTVLLANVSALSAIRYLRKYVRVEVAAVQNKRSILPPSMDLDVSKQICTEALLPSGFMPD